A window from Cryptomeria japonica chromosome 1, Sugi_1.0, whole genome shotgun sequence encodes these proteins:
- the LOC131855745 gene encoding phenylacetaldehyde reductase-like isoform X3: MQKQLMDPGIKGTLNVLEAAHKAKVKRLVLTSSVSAFVPNPKWPADTPLDETSWTDIDYCKQNGIWYPVAKTLVEKVAWEFSKEKGLDVVAINPRTTLGPILSPDFNASLAMIVRLVNAVYFHKA; encoded by the exons ATGCAGAAGCAACTGATGGACCCTGGGATCAAAGGTACCCTGAACGTACTGGAAGCAGCCCACAAAGCTAAAGTAAAGCGGCTGGTGCTGACCTCCTCAGTATCTGCTTTTGTTCCCAACCCAAAGTGGCCTGCTGACACTCCCTTGGACGAGACATCCTGGACTGATATAGACTACTGCAAACAAAATGGG ATTTGGTATCCTGTAGCAAAAACACTGGTTGAAAAGGTAGCTTGGGAATTTAGCAAAGAGAAAGGATTGGATGTAGTTGCCATCAACCCAAGGACTACTTTGGGTCCCATTCTCTCTCCTGATTTCAATGCCAGCTTGGCCATGATCGTCCGCCTAGTCAATG CAGTCTATTTTCACAAAGCCTAA
- the LOC131855745 gene encoding phenylacetaldehyde reductase-like isoform X1, translating to MQKQLMDPGIKGTLNVLEAAHKAKVKRLVLTSSVSAFVPNPKWPADTPLDETSWTDIDYCKQNGIWYPVAKTLVEKVAWEFSKEKGLDVVAINPRTTLGPILSPDFNASLAMIVRLVNASGVEAKATLEITTQCRRQQ from the exons ATGCAGAAGCAACTGATGGACCCTGGGATCAAAGGTACCCTGAACGTACTGGAAGCAGCCCACAAAGCTAAAGTAAAGCGGCTGGTGCTGACCTCCTCAGTATCTGCTTTTGTTCCCAACCCAAAGTGGCCTGCTGACACTCCCTTGGACGAGACATCCTGGACTGATATAGACTACTGCAAACAAAATGGG ATTTGGTATCCTGTAGCAAAAACACTGGTTGAAAAGGTAGCTTGGGAATTTAGCAAAGAGAAAGGATTGGATGTAGTTGCCATCAACCCAAGGACTACTTTGGGTCCCATTCTCTCTCCTGATTTCAATGCCAGCTTGGCCATGATCGTCCGCCTAGTCAATG CCAGTGGGGTGGAGGCAAAAGCAACATTGGAAATTACAACACAGTGCAGGAGGCAACAATAA
- the LOC131855745 gene encoding phenylacetaldehyde reductase-like isoform X4, which produces MQKQLMDPGIKGTLNVLEAAHKAKVKRLVLTSSVSAFVPNPKWPADTPLDETSWTDIDYCKQNGIWYPVAKTLVEKVAWEFSKEKGLDVVAINPRTTLGPILSPDFNASLAMIVRLVNVYFHKA; this is translated from the exons ATGCAGAAGCAACTGATGGACCCTGGGATCAAAGGTACCCTGAACGTACTGGAAGCAGCCCACAAAGCTAAAGTAAAGCGGCTGGTGCTGACCTCCTCAGTATCTGCTTTTGTTCCCAACCCAAAGTGGCCTGCTGACACTCCCTTGGACGAGACATCCTGGACTGATATAGACTACTGCAAACAAAATGGG ATTTGGTATCCTGTAGCAAAAACACTGGTTGAAAAGGTAGCTTGGGAATTTAGCAAAGAGAAAGGATTGGATGTAGTTGCCATCAACCCAAGGACTACTTTGGGTCCCATTCTCTCTCCTGATTTCAATGCCAGCTTGGCCATGATCGTCCGCCTAGTCAATG TCTATTTTCACAAAGCCTAA
- the LOC131855745 gene encoding phenylacetaldehyde reductase-like isoform X2, whose protein sequence is MDPGIKGTLNVLEAAHKAKVKRLVLTSSVSAFVPNPKWPADTPLDETSWTDIDYCKQNGIWYPVAKTLVEKVAWEFSKEKGLDVVAINPRTTLGPILSPDFNASLAMIVRLVNASGVEAKATLEITTQCRRQQ, encoded by the exons ATGGACCCTGGGATCAAAGGTACCCTGAACGTACTGGAAGCAGCCCACAAAGCTAAAGTAAAGCGGCTGGTGCTGACCTCCTCAGTATCTGCTTTTGTTCCCAACCCAAAGTGGCCTGCTGACACTCCCTTGGACGAGACATCCTGGACTGATATAGACTACTGCAAACAAAATGGG ATTTGGTATCCTGTAGCAAAAACACTGGTTGAAAAGGTAGCTTGGGAATTTAGCAAAGAGAAAGGATTGGATGTAGTTGCCATCAACCCAAGGACTACTTTGGGTCCCATTCTCTCTCCTGATTTCAATGCCAGCTTGGCCATGATCGTCCGCCTAGTCAATG CCAGTGGGGTGGAGGCAAAAGCAACATTGGAAATTACAACACAGTGCAGGAGGCAACAATAA